The genomic DNA CCCAGATGGCTTCAATCCGGGTTTTTACCAGCACTTTTGGAATTTATGTAGTGatgatatttttaaagaatGCTGTGGTTGGTTAGATACGGGACAATTTCCCCCTGATTTGAATATTACTAACATTGCCCTTATCCCAAAAGGTTCTAAGCAGGTTAGCATGAAGGACTAGCGCCCTATAGCACTTTGTAATGTGTTGTACAAAATCATTTCGAAAGTGTTAGCAAATCGGTTGAAGAAAGTGCTGCCTAAATGCATTTCCGACAATCAATCCGCCTTCGTCCCAGAACGCTCGATTTTAGATAATGCTATGGTAGCAATTGAGGTTTTACATTTTATGAAAGCCAAGACGCGAGGGGAAGACAGGTATGTTTCTCTAAAACTTGATATTAGCAAAGCCTATGATCGTATGGACTGGAATTatttgagggctgttttgaataagatggGTTTTCATAACCGTTGGATTCATTGGATGTGTATGTGATTCGAATCAGTGGATTATTCTGTGCTTGTAAATGGTACATAGGTCGATCCTATTATTCCAGGGCGGGGTCTTCGTCAAGGGGATCCTTTCTCTCCGTACTTGTTTATTATTTGTGCAGAAGGTTTATCTTCGCTTATCAGAGATGCCGAGACAAGAGGTGTCCTCACTGGTACAAAGGTTTGTCGTCAAGCACCGTCagtttttcatcttttattcgCTGAtgattgttttctctttttcaaAGCTAACGAGGATCAAACACATGTTATGAAGCATATTCTATCCACTTATGAATTAGCTTCTGGTCAAGCGATTAGTTTACCAAAGTCTGAAATATATTGCAGTCGTAATGTTCCTGATGACCTCAAAGCTAACATTACAGATATTCTAGGCGTCCAACTTGTGTTGGGCACAGGTAAATATTTGGGCTTACCTTCTATGATAGGTCGAGATCGAAATGCTACTTTTGCTTACATCAAGGATCGTGTTTGGCAGAAAATCAATTCCTGGAGTGGTAAGTGTCTCTCTAAAGCAGGTCGAGAGGTCATGATAAAATCTGTTTTGCAGGCTATTCCTTCTTATGTGATGAGTATCTTTCAGCTTCCCACTACCTTACTAGACTCCATTGAAAAGATGATGAACTCCTTCTGGTGGGGCAACGGTAAAACAACACAAAGAGGGATTCATTGGATGAATTGGGAGAAGCTTTCAGCACCAAAGATTCACGGAGGTATGGGTTTCAAGGACCTATCTGCTTTTAATTTGGCTATGTTAGGTAAACAGGGATGGAAATTTATTACAGAACCAGATTCTCTGGTGTCTCGAATTTTTAAAGCTCATTACTTCCCCTCTGGCTCCTATCTCACGGCCACTGTTGGGCACAACCCCAGCTATGTTTGGCGCAGCATCCTGCGTGCTAGATTTATTGTGCGTGGGGGCGCTAGATGGAGTGTAGGCTCAGGCGCGACTATTCCTATTCTTAATGAACCATGGCTGCCAAATGGGGAGTTTATTAGTAGTGATATTCCAGGTGCTCACTTTGTTCATAATTTTACTGTTAACAGcttgatgaatttatatgataaaacctGGAATGAACAggtggttagacaagtttttagTGATGATATAGCCCACAAAATACTACATACGCCATTGATTTCTCAGGTTGACGAGGATAGAATTATATGGAAAGCGGAAAGGCACGGACGTTACTCTGTTCGTAGTGCTTACAAGTTATGTGTATCAGAACTGATTGATTTATCTTATAACTGGCGACCAGGGTATTGGTTTGGTATTTGGAATCTAAAAGTCCCACCGAAAGTCAAGAATTTAATTTGGCGAATGTGTCGGGGTTGTTTACCGACTCGTGTCCGTTTGTTGGATAAAGGTGTTAATTGCCCAACTAATTGCGCTAGTTGTGCCTCCAATCATGAAGATCTTATGCATGTTTTCTTTGCTTGTCCTTTTGCTATACAGGTTTGGAATAGAACAGGTCTTTGGGGTTCGGTGCAACACGCCCTTTCTACCACTGCCTCAGCTTCAGAAGCTATATTTTCTCTGTTAGAGACTTTGTCGGTTGAATTAAAACAACGTATGTCATCTGTATTATGGAGTATATGGAAGCACCGTAATCTCAGAGTGTGGGATGATGTAACAGAAACAAGTGCCGCGGTTGTCGAGCGTGCTAGAAACATGCTTGCAGACTGGCAACTGGCTAATGCTCCGGATGTTCTTGTATCTAGATCGAAtcatcaaccaacaacgacCTCCACCTCTCAACAACACCGAATCACGTGGCAGCCTCCTGTGGCCGGAAGATACAAATGTAACATCGATGCGGCCTTCTCTTCTCACATCAACCGTACAGGTATTGGTATTTGTGTTCGCGATGCAGAAGGTACGTTTGTTCTGGCTAAGACTATGACATACCCTTGTACTGTTCCGGTGGAAGTGGGTGAAGCTTTAGGGTTGCACTCTGCTTTGCAATGGTTGAGTGATATGCAGTTTGACAATGTGGATTTCGAAACAGACTCTAAGTTGACAGCTGAAGCCTTCCTTTCTACTAGAAACGACTTGTTCGAATTTGGATGCATTATTTCCTCCTGTCGTTCTTTGTTCAGTACTTTCTTTTCTAACTCTAGGGTGGAGTTTGTTAGGCGACAAGCCAACGTGGTTGCTCATGCTCTTGCAAGGGAGGCCACGTCTTTAGCTAGTCCCGCcgtttattttaatatacccaattgtattgaaactcttattataaatgaaatgctataagcatgttttccttcaaaaaaaaaaaaaaagaattctctcttgcaaaattttataaattgttaacaagatgaattaaatatatttatgttttcgacacttaaaattttatattcaactaatattttattaaaaaattataatttgtttctgatagattcttataatattctaaatatttctggaagaaaaaaaactcattcaaaaatACGAAGATAGACATGACCTGACTTAAAAAAATCGGTGATGGAAAGTACTTGGAGGaccaaaattcaaagaatttttttagaggaaataaaagagaatttcgaaaaatttatagggatcaaaaacttatttaagcttaattttatatttcaaactaTGCTGGTTTCTGACCTCTAATTCATTCTCACCCATTTACCCTTCTCCATTTTAGTGTTTCCTTTTTCACTTTGGCTCTTTCTCtggttctcaattttttttagttcttgattttatttttattttttttaaattttggaatgaaaaaaaatggaaaatagcAACTTTACCTTTTTCTCCTTGGTAAGATAAACAACACAGAGCTTcacgtttgtagaactactaaggTAAGATAGGGTATGCTGATGTACTGATGAGATTCTTAGATTAAGGAGAGCATTTAGATGATACTTTATGAAttcttcttctaatttttttttcaattacctttgagaGAGTAAGACCACACACTACTATAGGGTCGTCATACTACGATTGACGACCCTATGACCATATATCATCTTAACCCACATGTGAACCCGGTGCAACTCAACAGCTGGAGGGGCGTAATCACCCTACGAACTCATCACCTAAATGGGTACCATTTAATCAATCCCTGAATAACTGGATGTCACTTTAATCCAACATATAAATATAGGGATTGAAAGAATTCTAACCGCCGCTAACATTATGCAATCAAAATTAGGTTAATACTTCACTACCGCATTGGCCAATCAGACTTAACTTGCAAAAACTCCCCACATTTAccgttttatttatttttttgttttttgttttatataagtAATGCTAGTTGTCTAGTTGGAACGACAATCCCTGCATAGTCAACACtcacttatcactttattacttggtaatgAAATATTACATTGTGCGAAGTTTTCTATCACTTACCAatcaattttaagaaaatacaaTGATCATTGGTTATGTAACATAAGAAATCAATCTCAATAAAGTTATTGATTATGAAATCAACTAAATATATTTAGTTGCCAACATAAATACTCACTTGTTGATATTAGACATGGCAACAAAATCCGTGCCCATGGGTGCCCGCCCAAACCAACCCtaatttgacgggttttttCCGATTTGACTGAGTTTGGGTTTTCCTCAATTATAAAATAtgggtatgggacgggtaaaGGTGATATATGTATCCACCCCGAACCCACCCAAACCTACCCGAATGTAGAAAagtcatatttttgtttttgttgatgatataaGAACTTTCAATGATGGTTAAAGGGAGAAAGTCTTGGTTGGGCACAAACCTAACACCTCAATTTTGGGCACACACACAAAAGCAAGAAAAagttaatagaaaataaaattataatatatcaattgatttgactaaatactttttatttaattttgttagttttatgtgAGTATGTGCCCAACATTGAGGTGTTGAGTATATGCCCAAACAAGACTTTCTCGGTTAAAGGAGCAACCAAATTATTCGACAAGGAAATGTTAAAATGAGCGTAAATTGTTGGATAATACATTACAACATTAccattgaaacttaaaaaaaaacacattttttacgaaaaaaaatactatttttttaattattaaaaaagtaaaaaaatacttttttagttaaaaaaataaaaaaatattttttttattttttaattaaaaaaatagttttagttaaaaaataaaaaataattttttttaaattttttaattaaaaaaatataaaaaattacacatgtggcgCCACGTCaacattgacttggtcaaaattggcctaaggggccaaaagtgcaaagGGGGcaaaacataagggaccaaaatcgAATTATTTTAGTTAGGAGGCTAAAATCGCAACAACTGTAAttatagggggccaaaactgatATTAAGCCTAAAGTTAAATAGGTTTTTggtctttataaatattatatcaaattatGTCGTTGGTCATCATAAAAATGTTGCATATTTACGTTTCTATAAAACATTTAAGCATTAAGTTTTAGAATATGTTAaacttaaatttatttaattatcttttaactttaaatttttcaatgaaTTTTTCCATGCATGATAGAACCTTATTAAAAAttcttttccaaaaatttaatatgaattgaattaaatataaattttttaatttaaaaatttcaagataaAAATAACGAATATCGGAATTTAGAAATAACATTTTTAGCTCATATTTCACAAAAAGAATTTTCcataatgttttaaacatttatgaaaaaatcattcaaaaatttaaagataattaaacaaatttaaatttagtaaAGATTAAAACTTAATGCTTAAATTTTTTGTAGGATCCAACattctacattttttatgaggattgaaattattttttatatacttgtAAGGATCCATAACTTATTTAATCAATTAcactaaatataatttttttgaagaaactaaaccaactaattcaattaaattgacATTAGagataattgaataaaaaatcttGAGTAAGAATaccttaaaatattaattaatattaataatattttctcctctaaatatgaatatattttctttgttaaatTTGAGCTTTGAGTGGTTTGAGATACGCCTGATCCAGTTGTGTGAAGTGTGTGAAACATGAAAGTAGGGGCCATTGGCCAACTTTCATTCATCTTCAGCCGTAGTTTTGTCATAGGGTTATAGGTCTTAGGGGCTAAAGGCTATCCCTATTCATTTCCAATAAGGCAAATCTAAGAGGCTATAATAGGGTTAGGTTAGGTTAGAATGTCATCATTACCTACGTATAGAGTCTAGTAAACTCTACGGTATAGGATCTAATCTAGATTAGAGTATGGTCCCCCATTTGCTCTACTTCAGTATGCAGaaattatttgatgatgtgCTTGCCAAACTCGATAAAAGAACTACCCAatctttgattttttagataTCTTAGATGTgttttttaaatgtaaaaaataataattttaattcaacacaCTTCTATTTGAATGTATcaagtgtaattttgtttgcAATTTACTTTTAATCGAaatcaatattatataattaatttttttaaatttaattattgacaaaacataattaaaatgaGTTGCAGATAAAAGTGAGTTGTATAAGATACTATAAATGATACTTCCTCCATCGATATATATACATACGCTATTTAGAATACAAATGTGTATAATTTAAGAtgttattcaatttattttgatgaatatttttttaaacatcaatttttttttttttataatttttactaatagataattaaatatCTCAAACatcaaaattgtttatttacaTATGTAAAACAATAGTTAACTAAATCCACGCTTTCGCGCAATCAAGAATGTTAGTGGTTGGTAGATCGAAACTGTATGATTTAAATTTGAAGTTCAAAATTAtagtgttttaaaaaaaaatatttaaagcatTTGATCTTAATTTAACGATCGTGGATGTTTTTAACTACATATACAAAGAGCAAATTATATggacaataaaaaattgacaaccTTTTCGACACCATATCTTTTCATAAAGAAATTCTAGGTTGGTATGCATTCCAAAAcaattagaaaatattaaaaagtataACTTATACTCTTAACCGTATTGAAATATGGTAGTCGACAATCTTTGATGTTCATTTATCATTCCTCGTATTCGAAATAGGTTGTGGGTTAATAATTTGTCATTTGTATACACAATACTAATGCACTACTTTTCCGTATGTACACATTTGTATATTTAATAGTCAGGATCGTTCCTACGAATTTGGAGATTCGGTTCTGCAAGTGAAAATAGGcccgtaataaaataaaaatgtattttttttttttaaagaacaatgttcaatttaaattttttaaaagacaaatatAAGGTGTCGTATATACGGTACACCCAAATGTGAAAAAtcactaccgtatacatgagtAACCTCAAACCACCATCTCAAAAAAACACCCACGTAACACTAAAAGCAAGATAACCCAATTTAAataggcctattttttttaGACCCATACTTTGAAGAGATCAAACTCCATTGAACTCCTTACACACCCCAAGATCCGACCGTGATAATAGCCCGTATGTATACATTTGTATACTAAATTGCAGTAGCTTATACATTTGTATACATTTTCCTTATTCAGTTTCAGACTAAAACAAACATACGACGATGGTGAATCTTCTTCCACAGTTCAAAGACAAAACCAAAACGTGCAAGAAACTGTCAAACATTAATTCCACTATCAGACTCCACTTATTTTGTTAAGAAGTAGTATTTATAAGTAGAATaactttttgagaaaatttcagggattttaaatacattaataaaattaaataaggtttttttttttctttctaaaactgTTTTTCTTGACAAAAGTTACTCCGCATTAGAATAATCATGGATCCTCTCCGATCATTGAAGGGTCTGTAGAACGTTAGCCACTTAATTGATTGTATTAAATCGAGTCAAAATCATAAGAAATAGTTGAATGATAGAGATTTACATTGCTTCCACTAAAAATCCACAAGAGAGAATCCCAATCCGTGTTAGATTATCCTCCTTGATGAATTCAGCATAACATTATTTAAAACAACCTATTCAATATTTACTCCAAAACACATGTTGAGAcctaagatatttttttttacaagtccaTAATAGTTTTATActaagattattattattatttttttaaaacaaatgctGACATGTGTTATAAAGATACACATTAAAGAACCACGTATCATCACCTTGTTAtcaaattcttaaaaatatgaTCATTccctttttcaatttaaaatttctaCTTTTGAATTCTTATCAcgtgtgttaattttttttttttttttaaatcaaatatacaaaatcattaattaaattcacCTTTTTCATTGAAGGAAGTGACCAAAATACCCATATTTTAAAACAATCGGTAGTATTGATAAGAGGtatatttggaaaaaaataataaatgtatctaaaaatttgtagatgatcttatatttaaggacaaacatttttttataaatagttttttaattaGGAACGAATGAAGTATACAACTGTTTCAAAATTACTTTTcatatttgaaaacaaaataatagcATTAGAAATGAacgtatttaaaaaaaaaatgcatttaaaaatttgtatattcaaaaacaaacaatttttttataaataaccttataattaaaaaacagATAAAGTATATTATGCCTGGTATATTATTCCTTAACATAATAGTTTACTATCTCCGTTccttttttaattgtcactttttgaaattttacacaaaccaagacaattaataaatgttactatttttgatacaattgtttttacttttactataatgaccttattaatttaatatttcattttatatgcttctctctccgcaataaatatcTAAGGGTAATATtagtaaaacaacatttaatattacattgaagtattgaactttgaaaatgacagttaaataagaacaaaatttttctctaaaagtgacaattaaaaaggagaAAGTATAAAGTAATTAACTGTGTCACTTAATATTACATGAAAGAGTAATATTCATACAAATATTTGTGTCTACAATTAccacaactttaatttttttagggaaaataacACAACTTTATTAAAATCACAAAAGCAAATCCCAATAATAAatattccctccgtcccttactatttgattcatttgaaatttttttaattttgacctaactAATTTTGACCGTATTTTtcaactaatatacaaagataaataacatcatataagatgtcgttagattcgtctcgatgagtattttcaaaatatcaaatttttataattttttctaatatattattcaagatatttaagctcaaagTTATGCATTGACATGCATAATAAGATCAATTGTGTCAAGTATTAAAGGACGgaaagggacggagggagtagctcTTCTTTGAAAAACCAAAGAAAGAATATGTAAGTGGAGATTGAGTGTCAGAATTCAAACCTGTAGCAGTCAGTGGTGCCTTCCTTCCTGTTCCAAAATCTCCCTATTCTCAATGCTACTCCCCTAAACAAAACAATCCATAACCAaatcaaaatcacatttttcatcATATAAAAATTCTTAATCTCATCCTCTCTTTTCATTACATTCTcccaataaataactaaaaccaaaaccaaaatctcAAACCTTGTTGCAAAAATGAACATGTTAGGCCTAAGAGACTTAGTTCTCATAGCTCAAACTCCTTCATCACTTCACAACCAACAAAACCAAACCATTTCATCAGATCACAATCCAAATCTTCCCTTACCTTCATCATCAGCCTTAAGTGTTGGTCTTGGAATTTTCCCACTCCTTACCACAACTCACCCTCATCATCAAAACcctaacaataacaataacaatgataatattcatCAAGACTCAAATTTTTGGAACCTCAAGATGTGTCAACCACAACAAGTAATGATGATGAATTCATCAAGaaaaagagttgaagaagaagatgatgatgtaaGAAACAAAAACTTGATGATGGGGTGTGAGGAAAATGGTGAGTTTAGGGTTTGTCAAGATTGTGGAAATAGAGCTAAGAAAGATTGTAGCTATAAAAGATGTAGGACTTGTTGTAAAGGTCGTGGATTTGATTGTAGTACTCACGTGAAGAGCACGTGGATACCGGCTTCGATGCGGCGTGACCGGAGTATGGTGGTGGCTGAAGGTGGTGACAGTGATGGTGGTGCTTCTTCTGGTACTAAGAGGCAGAAAATTTTGATGACTTCATCACAGAATAATGTTGCCGCTAACTCTCATAGTTCTAGTTCTAATGCTGCCACTAGAACAAGAAGTTTAAGCTTAGATATAACTAGCTCTTGTCACCAAGGTACTTTCACTTTTTGTTCCATGattaaataaacatattaattgaatGCTATGAATCACAGACAATTCTTGGATTAGGTGTGTTCCGGTGTCGGACATGCGTcggtgtctgacaccgacaccAAATCTATGATTACGctgaattatgtaattttctcaaattattatttttgttggcGTGTCGGTCTCCATATCGTGTTCGGTGTCCGTGTCTGATTCCATGCTTCATAAATTgaatgtttacaattttttttttttttttttatggttgagACTAAATTTATTGATATTCTTTAACTTAATGGACTAatttgttatttcaaaaatttaagggattaaatttatgatttttacagTACAATTTAAGAACTAAAATACCTATTTACCCACTTTTTTAATGACTTATTGTTACTTTATAAACTAGACTGTAGTATTTAAATGCAAATTGTCTATACCCAAAGTTTGGTTAATAGAAAAATGCCCCAGTGGCACGATAGTCAGAGAGGTAGACACAATTGGTTGAACTCTGATTAAACATCGTGTGTTCTCATGTTTGTTTCTGAATTGCAGATCCTGGTTTCAAGCAGACTTTGCCGCGCTATGTTCGCGCGCCTGCTGTTTTCAAGTGCCATAGAGTTTCTGCTATTGGCAATGGTGAAGATGAACTTGCTTACTTGGCCACTGTGAATATTAGTGGCCATGTATTTAAAGGGTTTCTCTATGATCAAGGAGTTGATGACAAAAATGAAACAATGCCTTGTGTTTCAGAATTGCAACTTGGAAGTAATGGAAGTGGAAAGAGTAATAGAGAATGTTCTTCTTCTGCTATTGAGGTTCCAACTAGTGCTTACCCTGCTTCTGCTTGTTGAGATTGTTTTATGGTAACATTCTGATGTATTGTCATAATGATAAGTtggttttagaaaataaaattgtatttttatagaattttttgtGTTGATTATTGGCTCTACTTGGATTTTGCTTATTTGGTTTGGAGACTGCTACCTTTGTATTAGAAATTAAGTTTCAGAACCAAATTGATACCTTTGTattagaatattttaaaaatgtaccTGACTCGTTCCAATTTTACTCATGTTAGCCCTTCAAAGAATATTTGTTCTAAAGacaattaataaagttttttttcttcttctgatgaCAGGTAGTTCTTTCTCTGGCTATGCATGGAAATCCGATAGTACTTGTGTTATTATGTAAATTCTCTACTATAATAAATTGAAGTTCAATTTCTTCAATGTTGCATCAGATtaagaacttttttttgaaagatgcaTCAGATTAAGAACTTAGATATCGATGTTACGGgattttatatttaatgttaAATTGTGAAGTTTGATTTCGtctcattatatattttttggcttTAGACGGAATTGGATTCAAACATAATGAATACTTATATAAATTAGTTATCAAATGTTTGGaaacattttttaaacattCTAAAATAAGTCAAATATTTCGATTTCAACGTGAATACACacattttttgtaaatatcCCATAAATTATTGTTAGCAAAACAAGCTTGAGTTTGTACTTGCACAATTACTTGCAAAGATTTGTAATTTTAGATGTGAGAATGAACATATAATTTTCGACAAGCAATCTAAGGCATTAGTTCATGAAGATTTTAAAGTCGAGATTGAAGAAATCTTTTGAATGCAAAAAACTAACGACATCCTATGCCCAAATTTAATGCACCTCTATGTGTGAAAATTAGCATTTCTTTTTCCCATTCTACACAATTCTAAAAATCCGttagtttttatgttttcttttggaaCGGGAAGTGTTCTTCTCGAAAGTTAAAGACGTCTCACATATTATCCTTAcatgagaaatgttaacgagtgcccctgATGCACTCTTTAAGCAACTTTAAtagtaaattttataaaaatatgcaCAATACCGTTCATCCAACTTCATCTTACTTCACCTCTAATTGTTTGACGACCTCTTATATTGGACAAAAGATACAAAGCTTCAAAACTCTTTTCAGAACTTGAAGCCTCCAAATAATGTTCAATGTATCATCATGTCAACTTAACAACGTAAATGCACTTGCAGCTGTAAATGTATCAACTCTATAACTAGGC from Medicago truncatula cultivar Jemalong A17 chromosome 8, MtrunA17r5.0-ANR, whole genome shotgun sequence includes the following:
- the LOC120577469 gene encoding uncharacterized protein; this translates as MSLVAWNCRGVGSPSAIPDLKYLVRHFNLNLLFLSETLAHRNKIDELRFLLGYDCCFPVDRTGRGGGLALFWRNSLHCQLVDFSSNHITVEINDIVLGTWRLTGYYGYPNGGRRTAAWNFLRQLSHQFTGPWCIFGDFNDILDASEKRGRTTRPPWLINGFRQAVIDSGLSDVPIEGYPFTWFKSLGTPRAVEERLDRALANNLWFNIFLNATVETLVAPASDHYPIYVNVAPTPRPHVSKRHFRYENACHLEPGFKDLVTNSWQEYSTHTIIPKLSSCAEDMSVWKKSHCHKLKTDIEDCRKQLQETRLGSVGEDQVRMFELRKRMQRLLSQDDAYWRQRAKTHWYKDGDRNTKFFHASATARKKVNRITSLDDDAGNKITNEQDMQEVARQYFVNIFQQHNSDSSSVIDVINPSVSDNDNEMLTTPFSKAEFKDAIFSMHPDKCSGPDGFNPGFYQHFWNLCSDDIFKECCGWLDTGQFPPDLNITNIALIPKGSKQVDPIIPGRGLRQGDPFSPYLFIICAEGLSSLIRDAETRGVLTGTKVCRQAPSVFHLLFADDCFLFFKANEDQTHVMKHILSTYELASGQAISLPKSEIYCSRNVPDDLKANITDILGVQLVLGTGKYLGLPSMIGRDRNATFAYIKDRVWQKINSWSGKCLSKAGREVMIKSVLQAIPSYVMSIFQLPTTLLDSIEKMMNSFWWGNGKTTQRGIHWMNWEKLSAPKIHGGMGFKDLSAFNLAMLGKQGWKFITEPDSLVSRIFKAHYFPSGSYLTATVGHNPSYVWRSILRARFIVRGGARWSVGSGATIPILNEPWLPNGEFISSDIPGAHFVHNFTVNSLMNLYDKTWNEQVVRQVFSDDIAHKILHTPLISQVDEDRIIWKAERHGRYSVRSAYKLCVSELIDLSYNWRPGYWFGIWNLKVPPKVKNLIWRMCRGCLPTRVRLLDKGVNCPTNCASCASNHEDLMHVFFACPFAIQVWNRTGLWGSVQHALSTTASASEAIFSLLETLSVELKQRMSSVLWSIWKHRNLRVWDDVTETSAAVVERARNMLADWQLANAPDVLVSRSNHQPTTTSTSQQHRITWQPPVAGRYKCNIDAAFSSHINRTGIGICVRDAEGTFVLAKTMTYPCTVPVEVGEALGLHSALQWLSDMQFDNVDFETDSKLTAEAFLSTRNDLFEFGCIISSCRSLFSTFFSNSRVEFVRRQANVVAHALAREATS
- the LOC11445184 gene encoding protein LATERAL ROOT PRIMORDIUM 1 isoform X2 translates to MNMLGLRDLVLIAQTPSSLHNQQNQTISSDHNPNLPLPSSSALSVGLGIFPLLTTTHPHHQNPNNNNNNDNIHQDSNFWNLKMCQPQQVMMMNSSRKRVEEEDDDVRNKNLMMGCEENGEFRVCQDCGNRAKKDCSYKRCRTCCKGRGFDCSTHVKSTWIPASMRRDRSMVVAEGGDSDGGASSGTKRQKILMTSSQNNVAANSHSSSSNAATRTRSLSLDITSSCHQDPGFKQTLPRYVRAPAVFKCHRVSAIGNGEDELAYLATVNISGHVFKGFLYDQGVDDKNETMPCVSELQLGSNGSGKSNRECSSSAIEVPTSAYPASAC
- the LOC11445184 gene encoding protein LATERAL ROOT PRIMORDIUM 1 isoform X1, whose protein sequence is MNMLGLRDLVLIAQTPSSLHNQQNQTISSDHNPNLPLPSSSALSVGLGIFPLLTTTHPHHQNPNNNNNNDNIHQDSNFWNLKMCQPQQVMMMNSSRKRVEEEDDDVRNKNLMMGCEENGEFRVCQDCGNRAKKDCSYKRCRTCCKGRGFDCSTHVKSTWIPASMRRDRSMVVAEGGDSDGGASSGTKRQKILMTSSQNNVAANSHSSSSNAATRTRSLSLDITSSCHQDPGFKQTLPRYVRAPAVFKCHRVSAIGNGEDELAYLATVNISGHVFKGFLYDQGVDDKNETMPCVSELQLGSNGSGKSNRECSSSAIEVVLSLAMHGNPIVLVLLCKFSTIIN